Part of the Candidatus Rokuibacteriota bacterium genome is shown below.
AGCTCTCGCGGGCAAACAAGCCCCGAGGGATTGGCAATTCGCAGATCGTGTCTCCGGACCGCTTGGTGCCATCGATGCTCAAGGCTACGAAGATTCCTCGCTTCTTACTCTCCTCGATCACCTTGAGGAGGTGCGCCAAACTAAAATCTTGGGCACCGTAGAGAATGGACTGACTATGACTGTACGGCGGGTCGCAGTAGATAACGTCTCCTGGCGCCGCAAGGCTCATGGCCTTTTCGTACTCCATGAGCGAGAAGACGGTACCCGATACTCTCCTGTGCCAGTCTTGAACTCGATGGGCAAAGGCTTCCGGAGGGATGGGCCGATGCGCACCGCACGGCGTTGACATGTAGCCGTCCTTGCGGAAGCGTACAACACCACCATAACAAGATCGGCAGAGGAACAAGAGGTCCGCCCCATTCGGGTGCGCGTTGTATGAGGCTTTGATCTCCTCATACACCTTAACGTTCTGCCCTGCCAACATCCGGTGCCATCGCTTCGAGTACCATTCCGTTAGTTTGTCAGGTGCGTCCTTGAGCGCTTGCCAAATCTCCATCAGCGGACCAAACGAGTCAGATGCTCGGCCACGCGCGGGCGCAAGCGTGGCCAAGACGGCCCCGCTTCCCAAGAATGGCTCGTGATAGGTTCCAAAGCTCTTCGGGAAGTGCGCGACGATTTCCTCGGCCATCCGTTGCTTGTTACCGATCCACTTGAGCAGTTGACCTTGAGGTGCGCTTCCCGCTCGGCTGGGGACATCCTCGAAGAGACTCGCTTGAGTTCTCATAGCCCTAGATAGTGTGGGGTAAGAATTCCTAAACGCCAATGGGCAGAGTGTATCCCGATTTGGGATATGAGTCTAGTTCAAGATAGCGTCCTCACCCATGGGACCCTCGGGCCAGGAGATGGCAGAGCGCCTTCGTACCCTCCTCCGGACCATCAGAGTGGAGAAGGGTCTTCGGCAGATAGACCTCGCCGAGCGGCTCGGCCAGCCCCAGTCCTTTGTTAGCAAATACGAAAGCGGTGAGCGCCAGCTCGATTTCGTTGAAGTGGCCCAAGTGTGCGAAGCCCTGCGGATATCACTCGCGGAAATCGTCCGTCGCTTTGAAGAGAAGCAAGCATGACCCCGGATCCTCGTTTTCTCAGCCAGCCAAGCACCTTTTGGGCGAACGTCAGGGCCATCGGCCAAGCGGTGGGATATACGGTCCGAGGCGAAGGGCAGATCAAGGTCCCAACACTCAAAGAGATCGCGGATGCCTACAAAAAGGTCGGGCTTCGTCACGATCATATTGTTGACCCGCAGGGCTCCCTTACGACGACTGGCCGCACTCTCCTCGATTATTTTACTTTCCGGGCCGACAAACTTAATACCTACGTCGAGCCTCGCCTGCTGAACGCTGCACAAGCCCGCACGCTCTTCAAGGAGCATCGTGCCCGTCTCCGACCTTCCTGCCCACTCCCAATGAACAAGCAGAAGGGCAAGAAGAAGGCTCCGGCATTCCTCACAGGCCTCGTCAATATGCTGATCGAAGCCAACAGTCCGGGCTTCAAGTGTGACTACGATCCCCGCGCGCTTACCACGGTGACCAAGGACGGTGCGCCTCTGCGGACCCTTGCCCGCCGGGTTGATGGAGCGTTTCCACACGCCGTCAACCCCATCGCTGTTTGGGAGATCAAGGAGTACTACTACACCACCACGTTCGGTAGCCGCGTCGCCGACGGGGTCTATGAGACTCTCCTCGACGGGATGGAGTTGGAGGAGCTCCGAGAGCATGAGGCGATTCATGTTCGACACTATCTCATTGTGGACGACCACTACACGTGGTGGGAATG
Proteins encoded:
- a CDS encoding Dam family site-specific DNA-(adenine-N6)-methyltransferase; amino-acid sequence: MRTQASLFEDVPSRAGSAPQGQLLKWIGNKQRMAEEIVAHFPKSFGTYHEPFLGSGAVLATLAPARGRASDSFGPLMEIWQALKDAPDKLTEWYSKRWHRMLAGQNVKVYEEIKASYNAHPNGADLLFLCRSCYGGVVRFRKDGYMSTPCGAHRPIPPEAFAHRVQDWHRRVSGTVFSLMEYEKAMSLAAPGDVIYCDPPYSHSQSILYGAQDFSLAHLLKVIEESKKRGIFVALSIDGTKRSGDTICELPIPRGLFARESFINCGRSMLKRFQMNGKSLKGELVADRLLLTH
- a CDS encoding helix-turn-helix transcriptional regulator, whose protein sequence is MAERLRTLLRTIRVEKGLRQIDLAERLGQPQSFVSKYESGERQLDFVEVAQVCEALRISLAEIVRRFEEKQA